AGCCCCTCCGCCTTCCAAGGGTAGCCCCGTGCGGTGTTGGGTGTCGCTGCTCCCTTAGGACCCCCTAGCACACAAAGAAAGCTCCGATTGTAGAATGAAGCGGCAGGCACTCATACATTATCCCTTTAAACTGACCTTTGTGCCTGCAAACTACGGTCATGACACACGCATACTTAGACATGAATAGACGCAATCAAGTCAGTAGCCAACAAACACTTACCACACACACCTAATTTCCTATCCAAGGGCTGAATGATCTGTTCCCAAGTTGAAGTATGCTATATCTGTAACTGATCAAATTCATTCAACGCCACTAGGTCCCAAAGGaaaggtttgagaaacactgggcTATAAGGGCCCTATTCTTGTTTGCTCACCTCTCAGCTCAAGTCCCATgaatgttttgaaaacaatttaTAAGATGACATTGCCATCTGGtggtcataaatattagcagaTATCAAATTGTTCATTGTCATTATTGAGATAAATGatgtacattatttacattgttaatattcatttattatttgtattgacCTGTTGTACAATTAGTTTTTGATATTTTCCTTTCTATTTTTAGTATAAAACATTGCTGCTAACCTTCTGCCCTTGCTTGTGGCTAATGAAGACTACATTTCCCACTATGCTCTGTCGTCAAACAGCGTCCTTGGTAACTAGGAAGTTCAATAATTTAACCCAGAACCGCGCAACTGCTCTGACAACTGTAGGAGCCAAAGAGAACAATGAACACAACGTAACTAATGACTTTTCTATCAAAACAGTTGCAGGTATTAACATAGTGTGTCAGCTGGTGACAAAGGTTTAAGAGTAACGTATCCGGGTGACTTCTCAAAAGCTTTCGGAAAACACAGCTTTTCTTGCTAAACAAGCTAACTTTAGCAAGCCAGCTATTTGGTTGATTTATACTTTTCTCCCAgggtagctagctatctttttCTTACCAAATGTCGTTTGTGAGGTTTGGCCGTTCACAGCACATTCAGGGAAAACGGTCTGCAGTGCGTTCAAAGAAGGCCAGTTCGACTAAGAGAGAGTGGGTGGTGAGTGTTCTTCTGTTTAGTTTGTACTGTCGTTGATActcaaataatgttaataaacaaataaagatAGTTAAAATTGTAACGCGATGGCATCTAATCTTTCGCTGTTTTTAGAGCACCGTCCATGACCTTTCTGTACACAAAGCTACACCGGAGGAGCTGGTAAGACCAAAAGTTATTTTTCTAGTGTTCCGTATCCCCTTTTTCTATTCATCTGTCCATCCATCACCCATCCTTTCTCCTTATCCATCTCCATGCCCCTCTCTGTCTCGCAATCTGTCTGCTTTTGAAAGTGTTAGAGCTTGTTAAGTAGCCtaggtctgtctgtgttggcTCACTCCTGTCCTCAGAGTCGTCGCCATGATATGCATCGGTCCCATAACCAAGCGGTGGCCCATTGGGAGCTGAAAGAGAAAGCTATGAGACGCAAAAGGAGTAACGGCCTTCTCGGTAGCCCTCCACCGCTTGACCCCGCCAGCCTCAATATCATCAGAGAAGTGAGTCAGACCACTTGTTCAGATCATGGCAGTTtcacagatttttattttttatttcaaatggtcAGGTAGTGATATCTCTCCCTAGTTCAGCCTCAAGTGTTTTTTTAGGCCAGACTAGACAGAGGGCGGGCAACAGTCTTTACTCAGTGGCCACATAATcagattttttcccccaaataATTTCTGTTTTGCTGAACAGGAAAATGTCAGTTAAGGGAAAAAAAATGCAGAGCACCGTCCGTTTTTCGTGCAAATTGACCACACACCCGATATGTGCTGGCCTGTGTGTTGCTCTGCGGCAGGTTTTCTCTGGGCAGTTCCAGCTGCAGGATGTCCTGGCCAGGTCAGACAGAGCCATGGCAGTGGTCAAGGACCTATTTGGAGATGCTCCTCGCAGGCAGACTGGTATGATGCTGCTCTCCTCCTGCTCTCAGTTGCTTTTcgtgttaaatgttttgctgttgtGCAgcctacagtcatgtgaaaaagttcaCAGCCTGGAaaggtgtcttttttttttgtttggacacatggatattgtATTGTGTAATCGACATTTCAACGCTATTGACAGGCTAGAATTCACTGAAAGAGTGTACTGAAATGCACTTTTCATAATGTGGGGAACATTCGAACACCCCAAGCTTCATTAGCTTATGTTGCCCACTTTGGCTACCCAGAGGACGCAAGGCAGACCCAAACCATAACGACACGCCTCCATCCTTTATGGTTGGtatgacatttttcttttccaaTTCCATGTTTGGTTTTCGCCAAAAACTCAACagttgactcatctgtccagattGCATTGTTCCTGTAGTGTTTGGACACACAGAAAggacaactttccaggggttGTACCGTCTTTTTCACGTGACTGTTTGTCTCCATGCCTCTGGGGTTGCTGtaattttattatttgtgtgtgtcagggttcCCCAGTGTAACAATGGCTCCTGACTGTGGGTCTGACTACGACCTGCCCGTCCTGCAGAAACCAGAGACCCCGACACAGCTCTCACTGCTCAGCCAGTCAATGATGGACCCGCAGGTATAAATTGACGTGTGTGGTGTATACGTTTAAGCCATTGCCACATCTCAACAACGTATCCATTTTCCTGCCAGGCTCTGAATGAGCTGGACGACTGGGAAGGAGAACACTGTGAACAAGGAAGTGTCCCTTCTACGTCGAACATTTCCGATACGGATACCAGGTTGGTGCTGACACGTGTGAACCACTTGGAAACAACTGTACTCGCTACGAACTAAAACCAGAGGCTCGTCTGTTGCTTTCGACACAAGCTCACATCCTCTCCTGTTGTTAGATACAGGGTGAACACCCGCAAGATGAAAGCCAAGTCTTTGACAAGAGGCGGGACGCGGCAATCTAACCGCAACCACCAGGGGTCAGCAGTCAGCCCACCTCAGACTCCCTGTGGCTCAGGGGGAACCCGAGAACAAGCAGGTGAGAATCGTTTCTTTTCAGAGGAACACTACAATGATGCGTCTGAAGTACACATCTTCATCCCTCATTCTTTTCTTCTTGGCCCCCTGTTCATCGTCTTCTCCTTCCAGCTCTGAATGCTACAGGTAAGATCCAGCGTGTGCGATCCAAACAGCCCCTTTCAGAACCTGAGGAGTGTTCATCCCTGGTCAGTCAGGTTCTGAACCCCGACCCTCCCATAACCCACTCAGGTACGACTGgataaaatgcataaaaaccACAGGCATTTATCGCTTACTAGTGACTACATTTCAGCATATTAATGTATAGCAGTGTATTGGTTATTGCATTAAGAGACCTGTTGGGGGTGGTAGTTAGCCTAAGATCTTTTGACCAGTGAGAACAAAAGGTTGTTGTTTCCAATCCCAGAGCCTCAGGATCcctctggatgagagcatctACCAAGTGACTGAAatgacactgaacaaaaataaaaacctacCTATACATTTTTCCTCCCATGCTGCAATAAAATGTTCCAGAAATGTTCCAAAAACCACAAATAGCTTATTTCTTTCCAATCTCTTTGTGCTCAAATAAATGTACATCGCCGTTAATGAGAATTTCTCCTTTGTCCTTCATAATCACTCCAACTGACAGAATAGTTCAAATTGTTTTATGTTGCGTTCCTCTTTTCATTTGGTGTTAAACGTTTGTGTTCATGTGTAGCGAGGAAGAGCCGGCCCTCAAAGGCCAGCAGGGGGCGCTCTACTGAAACAGGCCTGGATGGGTTGGCCCTCAGCTCTCTGAGTGGGAACCAGTCCAGCATGGGGCTGCTGCAAGGCCTGCTGGACCAGGTGGAAGTGGAGCTGGAGGGCCAGGGCCCAGAGGAACCTCCCACAGCCCCAGGAGGAGATGGGACAGCAGGAGCACAGCGCAGCACTCAGGGCCTCACTGGCTTCTCTGTGGCCCTGGTGTCTACCCTGGTCCGCCTGGCCAGACTACTCCGACAGGTTTGTCTAACAACTGTCACCACTGCTATGGTACTGGCAAGGTCTGTCTGATTGATGGCAGTATTCCTCGTCTGTCAGAGAACGGAGGAGGCCcagaaggagaggaaggagcGGAGAAGGCTGGAGGAAGATATGAAAGAGCAGCGGGTATTGATAGACGCCCTCACAGCTGAGACCCTGGCCTTGAGAGAGGAGAGCGCCGTACTACAAGTGAGCACAGACCTCACACACAGTCTAACACTGATGTGTGTCTTTAATGTGTCATGAAATCAGAATGAGGCCAGTACGGTCCCTGTCTGCTGTTTTCTGTGGCTTCTCTTCAGGCTGGTCTGCAGCAGAGGGCCAGCGGGCTGGAGGAGAGGCTGGACGCCATGGTCCTGGCGCTGGGGGGCTTGGGGGTGCTGCGTGGAGACGGAGATGATGAGGCCCGAGACGCTGGCAGCGTAGCTACAGGTCAGGGCGCGCACACACGGgcacagacaccaacacacagacaccccccccccccccagcccccggAACCTGAACATTTGTCACCACGCTGTTCTACAGACTGTCCTGTAACCTTCTGTGACCTGGAGCTGCCTGGTCTCTGTCCAGCAGTGCTGCTGTCTCCTCCTCGGCAGAGAGACAACCGCCCACGCAGTCAAACCTCAGGTAACGTTGTGctctctcttcccccctcccctccctctctcttcccccctcccctccctctctctttcttcagtctctcttctatctctctgtttctgttctGTTGTAATGTGTCTTTCTTCTCCCCAGCCGGTTGCTCTTTGCCTCTCTGCAAcgccccctctctccccaccccttcCCTCGCCAGCTGGCCCCACCCTGACTCTACACCCCCTGAGGCCCCCAACTCGGACCCTGACCCCCTCTTCCCCCAGCCTTCCCAGGATGCTGTGCTGTCTCAGATTGCCGAGCTGACCCGTCAGAACACCCTCATACGGGCTCAGCTGGGGCAATTCTACCCAGCTTCCCCTCCCCCAGGATCGGAGGTTAGCAAAGGTCAAAGTTCAAGCAGAGGATCACCTGGAGAcaaaacagagaagagagggtCTGTCACAAATGGAACGGGCCGAACAACCCCCCAGGCagttggagagagggagacacagccctatgaggaggaacaggaaacCCAGCAGGTGAGGtcagcagagagaaagagcgggTCAGGTCATTTGAAAATGGAACAGAACACGGTGTGTGATGGCCACTGATACGCTCCACGAAGTGAACATTCACTGGTGTCTACAGTCAGGTTTCTCATGTCTGACAGGTGTAGTACCATCTGGTCTGTGTCTTTTAGCCTGTTGTGTCAGAGCGCCCCGGCAGTGTGGAACAGCGCCTCCTTGAGCTCAACAGGCAGAGTGCAGCAGCCAGGAGCAGATTGCTAGAGCTaatagaacaacagaaacagagCTCCTTCTCATCCAGTGTCTCCCCCTCTGTGTCCCCCATACCACCACTCTCAGGTAgggcagtggtgtgtgtgtgtgtgtgttttgagaagAGAGGATGTTGGGGACTATGCACTTGTGGGCTTcctaaggtgtgtgtgtgttgtgaagaCGATTGTGTGAAGATGGTGACCTTGCTACTTTCTCCATCTCAGGGGGACTTTACCCAGAGCCACTGGCTGAACAGGATCTGTCTCCCCTGGGCAGCAGAGGCAGTAGGCTGTAAGTAAATCACAGCTGTGTGACCCATGAGGGAAGTAAATAATCCACATTATACTCCTCTCTTCCCCAGGTCCTTGGTGTGCTGGAAATGATAGAGCACTGTTTTCTTGTCATTAAAGCTGATAGAATAAAGGTTGATAAACTCTACAACCTGCTTGATGTTTTTTCCCTGAAATCCTGCTATGTATTCTCCCAGTTAGGTTCTCAGTTTTGTTTTCCTGGTTTAGCATTTTGGTTCTTTGGGGATGAAGAGGCCAGAGGTCAGGGAATGATGGTCATCTTGAAATCTTCTGTTGCAGGTCTGCTGGTATGGTCTCTCCACAGAACCTTGGAGCACAGTCCAAAAGGAGCAGGACTCCggtacacacaaatacacacactgttGTATTGtggaatgttttgtgtttttgtttttaatgatcATACCATTTCCTCTTCTGTCCTGTACAGGTGGACAAGCTGAAAGGAGAAGGCTGGTTTGCGTTGTCCACACATGTTAAATAACCGAAGACTGCAACTCTTACTCAAAACTCTTTTctatttttaacagtttttacTTTGCAGTTTTTACAGTGTTAGTGTTTTAcagaatttaaaataaactattgGTAATTTAAGGTTGTTTTGGTAGTGCACTCAAATTCTAGGGAACACAAACTTTTTGGTAGGGGCCATATCATTTAACACCTTTAGTATAGATAACTGTAGTTTATTGGATTCCACAAATGGCCGATTTAAATAGTTTGGACATTATTTAGAATGAGAGACCTGTCTATAGGGTCCCACAGGCGATAATGCCGGTCAGAGCAGAAACTATTCCATGATGTCAAGAATCTGTAGAAATTTCAGAGAATTATTAGAAGGCATACAGTTTCCCCTTTCTGAGTTCCTTCTATTTTCGtcactgtttatttttaacTAAGACCTGAGGTTAAAAAGTAAACCTGATTAAACAGACAATACAAGGTTTATGCTTATTTAATGATCAGTCACATAGCATCTTGATGACCCTTAGCTGCTACCACGGCAACCAAAAGCTTCTTGTAGCTGATCAGTCTCATTGCTGTGGATGAATACTGACTCACTCCTCCATGCTTAAAGGAAGTCAgcaacatttgttgtttttagtaTGTGCTGCATTTCACGTTTCTCCATTTGTGATTTCAAAACCGCAATGGATTTCCAGCCACATTGTACCAACAATACAATAATGAATTAAAGACTGAGTGAACAATAAACAGAAAGACATACCACAAAGACATGCATCCACGTGCCACAAGGCCCTATCATAATATCGCAAAAAactaatgaatacattatttgttCTAATTGCATTGACATTAGGACACATCCAAAACAATACATTAGCTGTATGAGACATACTCAAGAAACCTCACTGTCAAAGGGGCTGAATACTAATCTTATCGAAGTATATTAGTGTTGTATTTAATTAAACGTTTTTACTCtttgacattacaaaatatgtTGTGGAAATTGCTGACAAACGTCACAGGAAATTTCAGTAACACATTGTAAGGCAACATGTTGAAGATGTCCAAGGGggctgaatacttatgcaatccaCATTAATAACCAGAATACTATTTGGTTCTGGTGTTAAATATGAGCGACTCAGACTACTTCACAGTTCTTCTCAGCTACAGCAGAGATGTTCCCTGTCTTGTAAATGAACTTGACCTGGCAAAATGTCCCTGAGGTGTTGACCCTAAAACAGCAGCCCATCTCCAGTAACGTGGCCGACagctctgtccccctctccctgacctgactcccctccctcacccacacagtCTCTCCCTCCACAGCCAAAACCCCCGGGGTGTCCCCTAAACCCGGCACCCCGCCCTCCCCAAGCCCGGACAGACACACGCAGCGAGGCTCGCGCACCCAGAAGAACCCGCCCCTTTCGTAACCACGACAACTAACACTGACCAGGAACGAGGCCGGCTTGGAGGTGACGAATCCGAGGACTTCCTCCACGCCGTGGTCGATGTTGACCGGGCCCCGGACCCTCCCGGCCCAGTGTATCACCGACCCGCCCAAGACCTGCACTCTCTCCAGGAGCAGCTGGAAGCTGTGATGTTCCCCGGGCTTCAGGTAGCTCTCCAGGCCTAACAGGGTGTCTCTGTGCAGCTCCTGTAAGTTCGACAGGCCCCACTGGACCGGGTTGTACTTGACCACAGACAGGACCCTATGTCTCACCCCAGCGTCAAAGCTCTGGGATCCGAACGCGGACCGGGCGAGGGCTGAGCGGATGTGCTGGGTGATGGCGGCGCTGGGAGCCTGGGAGAGATCCGTGGTGGCGGCCCCTTCTTCTGGGCTCACCCTGTTCAGCAGACGTGCGATGCAGAAACAGAGGTCTCTGTACTGGCTGGGGAGAGGGGCGGAGGCGGAGGGAGCTCCGTGGCCCAGGGCTTTGCGGATGGTCCGCGCAGGCAGGCCCTGGAAACGGGTGACCCGGTGAAGTCTGTGAGGACGGCAGGAGTACACACTGCCCTCTGGGGGGGAGAGGCACACTCTGTcctggagggggtggaggtcTCGTAGCACCTGGGCCAAAACCCTAATGCTCTGCAACAGGTTCTCGGTTCCTCCCTCCGCCCAACACTCCTCCAGCTCCTGGAGAAGCTCCGTCTCAACTCTCTCACTGCCTCGTAACAGACTGACTCCTGCCTTGGGCTCCCATGGCTCCACCGTGGGCTCCTCCAGGACCTCTGCTGTGATGTCCCACATGACGAAGCTGAAGATGATCCACACTTTGTCCACATGCTCCTCAGCTCCCAAGTGTCGGTGGTCCCCAGAATGAAGGAAGGCCTTAGCTTCCAGCAGTAGCTTCAGCAACATGCATCCCCTCTCCGAAAGCAGCACCCctgcaaacaacaaaacaggttagcGTCGTCGTTACTGACAGGTAGCTAGAGAAGTCCCTGAACCAGATTGACAATTGAGTAGAAAGCGGGGACCTACTCTGTGCCGTACTCTCTGACATCCTGGCCAGAAGCCTCGTGGTATCCCCGGTCTTACTGAGGAAGAGGTCAACCAGGGCCTTGAGCTGAGCTGCGTCCCCCACTTCCACCTCCTCCAGCAGGCACTCTCGGATCGTCCTCCTGGGGAGACCTACGGCCACCCCGAGCTCACACACGTTCAGCCTGGCGTCCTCCCCGGGGACCACGGACAGCTGAGACAGCACCTGCCACAGCACGCCTGGGTGGGGGGGAAGTCAGTGGTGTAACCGCCACTTCTGCTCTCTGCGTGTTTCTGTGGAGGCTAGTTACCTGGCGGTCACTGTACCTGAGGGTGAGTGGTTTTCTGGGAAGGATCCAATCTCCTCAACTCCTATAGGGATACTACAGTCACTCTGATCCCTCACTTGCACAGGAGCATTACAGACGCCCTGATCCACCGCTTCCACAGGAGTACTACAAACCCCATGATCCTCCACTGCGACAGAGCTGATATGACCAGTGACCACAGAGACGTGCTGAGCTTCTTCCAGGCCACCGGCTGAGCATCCATTAgggcaaaaaaagaaagaacatgAAAACAGCCAGTACGAGTGAGAGGAGTGTGTTAGGCCAAAGTGTACCAACCGTTTGAAGTCTCCCCGCTGATATCTGAGGCTAGCTGTGGATCTTCACTACCCAGGGCCTGGTAGAAGCGGCAGCAGGCCCTCTCTCCCTTTGCCAGACAGGCAGTCAGGAGCAGGTGGGTCTGCTGGTAGGACGTGGGCGCTGTCTGGACCTGGTCCAGTTCAAACTGGGTCAGGGTCCCGTTGGAGAACAGCGACAGGGCGACAGGCAGCACAGAGTAGCCCAACCGGCTACACAGCACGCTGAGCTGGGCTTGCAGCTGACGCTCTGGGGAAGGCCAATAGTACAGCATGACACTGAACCAGACAGGAGATTACCCATGGCCCACTATTCAAAACACCAGGCTACACCAATGATGACCCATTAGTCACGTCACATTGTCATACCTGTGGGTCCACGCTCTATGTCTGTGTGGAGAGACAAAACACATGCTGACTTAATGACCATCTTTGCTGAGACATAGAATTTTAGCCCAGTCGTACACATACGTGTGTTAACACACAAGCGTTCCATACTTGCATCGGGGCTGAGCCATTCACGGAGGCGGGGGTAGTGCTGCCTGCAGCTCCTCAAGCACTCCACGAACTGCCTGGCCCCAACCTCATCCATCTCAGCTTGAACCACCTCCAGCAGCCTGCGGGCACGGCCCTGAGGGGTCCTCTCCGCCCCCACCTCAAAGTAGTTCTCCTGGGAGAGCAGGCCAGCCGCCAGGACTCTGTCCAGCAGGGGAGCAAGGTTATACAGGGCAGCCACCAAAAGCTCTCTGGAAGCCAGCAGATGGGACTTCACAGTCCGCGTCTGCCCCCCAGAAAGGCTCCCAGGGCCTGGATCATCTGTCAAGGATGAGAACGATCAATACTGAGTCTTGGCAGTTAAAGCGGAAGGGTGGTTTGGTTACATTTAGGGACAATGTGTATTGTTATTCTCGTTGTGATTTGATTTGTTTCAAACATATTGCAAAGCATGTGTCTACTGTAGAGCCATGAGAAAAGtgaatagaaaacaaaacatttgctacctattatttatttttaaaagatgGAGAATAAGCTATAATCTGTGGGAACAGCTAACTAACAAAAAAACTATACTATACTGAAATATTTCCGAACTACATGATCTGTGAAATTGGGAATGGATATATCTGCTGtgcaatgaaaagaaaacaagccGCCTACCCAGGTCTGACGCAATTGGCAATTCCATCACCAATACTGATCCATTGCAGTcagtctaaaataaaattgcatttgATTTAGATTTGGTTTTTATTTATCAAGCtttgtaattgtttattttatgtttaaacaTTTGTAAAGTACTTTCTTGTAGGCTAGCTTACTTTCCGTCAACTTCCTGGTTTAGCATGTTACAAAGTTGACATCGGGctgtctgtatataaaaaaatcaaaaatccTCAAACATGACTACACTGAGTATATTACACTCTGAACTATAATAAACTAGAAAACATATACCAAAACGATTAAATGGTCAAACCTGAATGTATAAGGTCTTCAAGAAGTTTATTTCAGCGATCAACAGGATTAGAAGACTACGTTACCCAAAACGCTTTGCGATTAGGAACGCTCTTTTCCGGGGTTGCTCAGCAACGAGACGGTGAGGAATGACTGTGATTGACGAGGGTACGCTGTCCTTCATGGTTTTAATTGATTAACCTTAACTTAAGACTAAAAAGCATCTATGGCTGTGGAATCCCATATTGTGTATAgattttaaagaaaatctaactgAAGTAAGGTGAGTTTGAAGGACGAGAATGTTTGGTTCTCACTCAACGCTGACAAGCTGTTTCCTGAGATATTTTCCACTGGCTTAAGCACGAATCCTGGAAACCTTGGGCTGTTTCCTCAAACCATCGTGTGCTTGTATCTTATTAATTAGATGACCGCGCAAAAAAGGAGGAAGCTTTAAGGAAACATGAAATAGAAGAAGCTGACGTCTGCCTATTCCGAGAACTTCCGCTCATATGGCTGGGCACAGAAAGCTGAAGGTAGTAACACAATTTGAAACAAAACCCCTTATAGCTCATCACAGCTCGCCCAGGTCATCAGGAAGCCTGTGATCATCCACATATTCAAGTATTGCAATCATTCAGAACGTGTTTTACCTGTTTCCTCCACTAGGTGGGAGACGAAGCAGTACAACTAGACAACAGATCAGGGTTTCCACTGAGCTTCGTGTATGGGTGTTTTAACCAACATAAGATAAATATTAAGTCGATGGGGATTTTTTTGGAGGGTGGTTTGGTGCATTGGAGACTTAGTGGACCCAAGACACAAAATTAGGAAATAAGAGAAGTGTTTCTTTGTTGCAGTTGTGTAATCAAATGTCTCAAGTTGAGTAAGCAATAAAGACCACAATGACCCAAccaactaaaataaatgtgaggATTTTGTAGTATTGTGATCAGTTCCTAAAGCTTTCTTTGATGTTCACTTCAAGAAAAACACAGTAAATGTAACAAATTTGCGTCCTTGTTAACCGTTAACATGTTTTTTGCTTTCTTGATGGGACTGTATCCACAAATCATTGTTTAATTCAAAGTCAATggacaatgttgtatttttcacatCAGGTGTGTCACTTTGTACTAGTCTGTGGCCTGCAGGCTGATGTGCCAGTGTCGAATCGGCCGGAAAAAAGGGGAACACCACTTGAGTTTTTTCCAGAGAGGGGTGTTGATGCCACAGAGGCCGCAGAGGAATATCTAAAGGAGTAAATATGCCAGATAATAACTGTGCCGGCGGATAAAGAGGCCGGGAACAGCGGCGGTAAACGCAGGGTTAAGGGTCGTCACGGTGATGCCAGGGGGAGCGGGAGGGGCCTATTGTGCTGTGTGCTTCTGAGTGGAGGAGGGGATGAATGGGGATTAACCTTGCCCCAGTGGCTCTCTATACCCCCCCAGCCCACTAGAGACCTGCGGAACGTCCCGACATGGGAACCCTGTCCTTAACGTTCCTAGGAGTCCCCGGAGACCTTTTCCTCCAATGACACCAGGCAACCTCTCTGGAAACCTCTCTGGTGCCAACGCACAGCCGTTGCACATCAGAAAATACAAGGACGAACTTTAGGCCACGTATTGGCGCTGCTCTTCACAGGCAGCCACACGGATGCATGTTCGTGGAGGCGACTctcgcgtgtgtttgtgtgtatgagacGGTCTGAACATTGTAGTTGGTTGACGAATGCGTTTAGccattaaaacacacacccagacagacagaaacacacactgacactcactcACAGACAATGCtgatggggggcgggggggggcacGCTTTAGTTTTCTTAACACATTTAAATCTGCCCCCACTTCACCTTAATGAAGGGGGGTTGGGGTTGCCCCCTCTCCACAGCCCAGAAagcacacagtctttttctcacacaacacacacactccagctcAAACACACTCAGTTACTCAGTTGACAAGATTGACTTCCACATTGTCCTGGGAAATTGTGAGGGGCACTTGACAGGCCGGAGCAGCGGTCAGTGGTGGAGATTTATGATTGGAATTAAAAAGCTGTAATGATGTAGTGCTCTTAGTCTTTGTCATATGAATACTTCATGATGCCCTTTCCCTTTTTCTGGGTTGACTTTCATGGTTTTAACTCACGTGGACAATTCCCAGGTGGCCTGTTAGTTACCTGAGGAGTGCCTGAGTGTGTCAAACATCTATTTGGTTTTGCTTAGCTCCTGCAGGGACCCATCGATGAATAAATGGAATATGTTACAGAGTGGCCCCGTTCAACCGTCCAGATCTCACCGGCTGATGTTCTGTTTAGCTACACAACGAGTGCAGCGGTCCAAAGAGACTTGTGTAATCAGGCTAATGACACAGACACCGTACTCAGTTATACATTGACTCTGTACTTTCACTGTACTTTGTCAATTACTTCTGTAGAACCGCAGAGTCTAGTCTGCAACGCTCAATACATGGTTTGTCTAAAACATGTAGCTGTAGTTTGTGTCCACTAGAGGGCATCGTCCTTATACCACAGCTCTGTCCGCTTGCAAGCGGTACCAGCCTTGTGTTCAGAGggctgcgtgtttgtgtgttggaatgttcactct
The Esox lucius isolate fEsoLuc1 chromosome 21, fEsoLuc1.pri, whole genome shotgun sequence DNA segment above includes these coding regions:
- the LOC105021966 gene encoding uncharacterized protein LOC105021966 isoform X3 → MDEVGARQFVECLRSCRQHYPRLREWLSPDASMERLCVNTRMCTTGLKFYVSAKMVIKSACVLSLHTDIERGPTERQLQAQLSVLCSRLGYSVLPVALSLFSNGTLTQFELDQVQTAPTSYQQTHLLLTACLAKGERACCRFYQALGSEDPQLASDISGETSNAGGLEEAQHVSVVTGHISSVAVEDHGVCSTPVEAVDQGVCNAPVQVRDQSDCSIPIGVEEIGSFPENHSPSGVLWQVLSQLSVVPGEDARLNVCELGVAVGLPRRTIRECLLEEVEVGDAAQLKALVDLFLSKTGDTTRLLARMSESTAQRVLLSERGCMLLKLLLEAKAFLHSGDHRHLGAEEHVDKVWIIFSFVMWDITAEVLEEPTVEPWEPKAGVSLLRGSERVETELLQELEECWAEGGTENLLQSIRVLAQVLRDLHPLQDRVCLSPPEGSVYSCRPHRLHRVTRFQGLPARTIRKALGHGAPSASAPLPSQYRDLCFCIARLLNRVSPEEGAATTDLSQAPSAAITQHIRSALARSAFGSQSFDAGVRHRVLSVVKYNPVQWGLSNLQELHRDTLLGLESYLKPGEHHSFQLLLERVQVLGGSVIHWAGRVRGPVNIDHGVEEVLGFVTSKPASFLVSVSCRGYERGGFFWVREPRCVCLSGLGEGGVPGLGDTPGVLAVEGETVWVREGSQVRERGTELSATLLEMGCCFRVNTSGTFCQVKFIYKTGNISAVAEKNCEVV